Below is a window of Pangasianodon hypophthalmus isolate fPanHyp1 chromosome 28, fPanHyp1.pri, whole genome shotgun sequence DNA.
GAATGAGCTTCACAATTCCCTCTCTCAGGGAGGAGTATGAGTCTCCctctaagacacacacacacacacacacacacacacacacacagacacacacactagtttaATAGTCCAGCAGCCTATTTGTTAGTGCAagtgttaatgttttatatatgagaacaatatgtgtgtgtgtgtgggtgtgtgtttacaagTTAATTTAGCTCAATGTGCTGAGAATGCACTTTCTGCAGACAAACTGTCTTAGGGGAATAGAGTAGTGTTATTCACTGTAATCTCTATccacatctgtagtgtatgaCAGAATAGCACAAGaatgttttcctgaactgaggaaagaacacaaaatgttttcattggAAACTCAGTTATACCAGAAATCTAGGGGCATTTACAAAATTCTGgcaataaatgattaaaatatgtgACTATACTGTACAATgcaattttaaacaaatgtcaatCATTACacttttacaataaaatacttaggatgagacagacatgagagaatgtcttattaatgctgtttttatgtttttttaatccatcttTACATATTTTAGGAATACAGTAAAAGGAATTCTGATCATTACACAAAACAGGTTTTGTTTTATCCAAGTATGATTAGACCTTTTAGTAACACATAACCACAACTTCTTTCCATCATCATACAGATTGGGAGCTTAATTAACAAATaccagaggtgccaacattgctaacaagaaagcCTTAGCCGCAGAGAGAACAAGCTGAAAGGATAAACAGCACATTCTACCCTGTGCATTTACTGACCAAAGGCCAGAGCCTCACCATCTTGTTTTCTATCGGCTCACAAAATGGAGGAACATGAATTCACTGATCATAATTCACCTAAATAAAGGTGTGAAGTGAAAGTGACCATTTTCAGAGGCATATAGTATGAATGTCCTTTCCCCTTTAGTGAATTGCCTTTTCCACCGGgtcagttttatttgttgtttggcCTGACCTCCTTTTTTCAGGAGATTCTTGTCTCACCATCGCAAGAGGTGATTTTAAATGATATGGCAAAACCacatgttggcacctctgcaagTGCATTTAACTCAAAACGCTCTAGAAAGATGTACTGCATAATGTTTACTGATGGACTTCAATAAACAACTTCCATTAtaagtcagttttttttaatgggaggACAAGAAAACCTTTCGAAATTCCTGTgtctacacattacacatttttgttttttaccaTAAGGCTGAATAAAGCTagattatttctttaataacatGACATTTTGCTGGGTTAAATGGCAGGAaggctgtgtgtagtgtgtgtgtgtgtgtgtgtgtgtgtgggtgtgttcacATACTCTCCTGCATATGTCCCCAGCCTGTAATGGTGCAGCATGTGTAGTCTGGGAATGTCATGGACTCGTCCGGCAGACAGATTGGCCGAATGAACTTGGTTTTACGAGCGCAGTGCCCATTAACCTTCTTCAGCTTCACAAGGGCTGTaaaccagaaacacacacacacacacacacacacacacacacacacattttgtaattaaatcTACCACCTTCAGAAAAATACAGTTCATGTAATCTGGCTGTGGGCAAAGTGTAATTCAGcacaaaaatactgtataatctAACATAAACTGCACTTGACATCATCAAcagaaaaattttaaattaaaaaaaatttgcagcatttaaaaataacatcagTATCTATGCTGGTGTTTAACATTAACTGTATGACCATTTTAAATTTCCTTGTCATGTGATAACATCATACTAAACTACGGTTTCAAGGCAAAAAGACATACATGTACACATGTACCAGAGAGTGCAACATGACAACAAACGGCAGCTAGACAATGTGTGCTGTGCAAGACATGACTTAAGTGCTCATGAATCAGGTGCAAACAGTCATGTGATGAGATACGGTGAGGtgaggtgcagtggctgatgggaatcgtAGTCCTGTGCCAAAGTCGGCATATCCATGACATATTCctgttacaccacagcaaattgccaactattacaagttttcatttattaaaaaaccacatgtcatatttttttatccatttatagttacatttaatgccaGGGaaagtccatgaaacaagttagtgcctgttatcacttatgttatggcagctataaataaTCGTTTCTGTCCCCAGCTTCTCGTTTTCTCTCTGTTAgaggtaataagacaaaaatgcacattacagaaaaaccacaaagcacaacaGGGAACCCTAGATACCTGACCTGCTTGGAATTCAGTGAGAAGTCATCGTCCAGGGATCGATGACTCTTCACTATGCAGTATTTATATCCATTACTAGATCATACAGTCACTACATGTTCACTCTCACCGGTCCTGGTGAAATAGaccttaaaggaacagcttatGACCATAAGCTCttcctgttacaaagcactgacactggacgCCTCTTCCATAAATAGAAATTAAACACCTCCTTACACAGAGCGccactatatcaatgattataacCTTTTCTTCGTAAAATAACAGCAcgtagattatgtggagcatccaccataccaagtccctgtaaattagTTGTGATTTGATTTAGTATCTGACGAAACTCTATCTgagctgatgttatagaaaattaatcaacgttTTCTGACCAATCTTTGTAAACATTGCACATGCAGTCATGTAACAAGGCTCCTAGTTTTGTGCTTGCTATTTAAGGCCACTTACCAATATCATGCACTGTTGGGCTGAACTGATTGTACTGGTCGTAGAACACATACTTTTCTATGCCAAACGTCTGTGTGTTGGAGCTCGAGTCATTAAAAACGTGCTGACCAAGGACTACACGCACCGTCGACAGCAACGGACTGAGAgttgaagaaagagagaatgagagagatggaaaaggtcaggaataaaaaaactatCAACCTAAATCAAATATTCAGCATATGATTTATTGGAGAATAAATGTAAAGCACACATTCCTATATTTCTCCCTTGTATTTCCACAGCATCAGTGAAAAccacatttataaattaattctACTGTGTTGAACAGCAGCTCAACAAACTGTTGGACACTAGGTGGCGCAATTTACTTGCTTTGTGAGCATGGTACCCTGAGTTTCTTACAGTTTCACACagtaaacaattttaaaagagaaaaaaaggtttttcattCCCAAAAATCTTCAAAAATGGCAATTTTTGTTGCTATGGATTTAAGACTTAATAGACCCTGCAAAATATTTTGGATTTGGATGATGGGATtagtatttgttttatattattggtgTCTGTTTGATGTCTGACCATATCAAATTCATCACTTCTTATaatctgtattattttaaataaagcatgcacacacacacacacacacacacacacacttgcggAGGAAGCAGTGAGCGGCTGAGACGACCCAGCAAGATGAGACCAGGCTGCCAGCGCAGAACTCATCACTGATATACAGCGCCGCCATCCAGGGGTGAGAGCCGGCCATCGCCGAAGTGCCTCCCAGGATTCGTCCGCGAGGAACTCGCTTTGGGTGTCTCCTGCCGCAGCTGGGCTTCGGACTGGGCACAGGAGCGGGAAGAGAGGTTGGAGTGGGAGCTTTACGAGAAGCtatgaaaggaaaagagagtCAGTTCTTATTTACAAGCCATGATTTAAGCATAAAAGGTTTTATTCTgcacacaaaatatttacatattcaaagacaaaaaaaaaatctatatttgcATTTTTCCTGATTTAAATCCAAACTTTTTCAACAAATAGCCCTTTGTTCACTGGACATAGGGTGGGAGTACAAACCTGGATGGTACActagtccatcgcagggcaccattcacacactcacacactcattcaaacacctaggggcaattttgcACTGCCaattcatatatatgtatgtttttggaaggtaGGAAGCAAGCGGAGAACCCGCAAGTAACCAGAGCTCAAACtgtgggaccctggagctgtgaggcaacaatgTCATGCACTGATTGTATATATAAGTATTCAATTTCCAAAGTGCCCTGATCGGGGTGTTATctcctatgtagtgagcatatacaATATATAGAAGGCCATTTGAGATTTGAGTCTGATGGTGTGTGGGGCTTACATGGAAACAATATTTCTGCCTAAAGCAGAATTATCTGAAATACTTACTTTGAACATCTTAAGATTTTATGCTCAGCTTGCTAGAACACATTATTTCAGATGAAGTGCATTTCTGCAGAATTCTGCCTTTGATAGAATGGTAGTCAACCGTTTCAAACATGAGCCTCACTTTTCATTCATCACTACTGGTGAAAAACTGattgttttctctgtgtgtgtaatttaaagGGAACATATGAGGGATGAAATATCTGCAATACCCAATAGCGATAGAAAATCAGTGCAGTTTGACTCACATGACAGTCTAAGGCAAGATGGCACATCACAGTATTCCCAGGAAATCACTCCATTATTCATTGTGTAACACCAGGGCTTCTTGTCATTATCAGGGTTCCTGTGAGGCCAAGACACAATCATCCACACCCACATAGCAACCACACGCCCAATCAGAATACATTCAGTTACAAAGGAATACAGCCGCATTTATGCCAATACACCATAACCGGTAACGTGATCATCTAATCAGAATGCAGATACAGAAAATCCGTCATCTAATCAGAATCTTAAAACAGTAACGGTATCATGCGGTTAGAATGCTGACACAGCGATTTtatcatccaatcagaatgcagataAATTCATTCTTTCGACTACAAGATGGTTCTCAAACATTTCTTCATTACTATCTAAGTACTTGCACTTTTGGCTATGGGTCGTATTCACAGTGGAGTTGTACATGcgtagtgaggatttaatatgaAACTACAGACTCAAGCACTATTCAGCAGTTACACGAGAGACAGGCACGCACTGTGGAGTCTGCCACAAATAGAGGTGTTTATCAGTTACACATGATTCTGACCCTGAATTGACCCAGACTGATGTAACTACGTTATATCATGCCgaaatgtttgttttgggcGATAAATTCAGTAAATTAATTCTTTCAACTTACAACTATGGACAAAATTAGAAGGTCAATTTTAAATATGACCAATatgacacaataaataaattaattagttagttaattagGCAACAGAATGCAGATTcatttaaacaatataaaaaaataataggatgtgctggatcaagtgctattttatatgtTACTGAATAgtgagggtggaagccatattgttaaaccaaatttgcaatGACTAATGTGATCATTGCAACTAGGACTAATTCTCTAGCAATATTGAGGCAATATATTAGACTCCTACCAGATGTTCATTTCAGTGCTTAAcatctcattcatatatcattcatcatcatttttatttttcatttgtcttcTGATTTTTTTGACAGCATTTGACagcacagaaaagaaaaaaaagacattatctGCCTCTTTAATTTGCAATTTCTCTCCCCGAGCTGTTTTCAAGCTTAAGGAGAAGTGCTTATGGTTAAATACAGTCTAGACGCTATTGAAAACGCCTGTCTTGGAtgtttctactcaagaaaaatctgaaaaGGTGTGAACAACACAGACAACTTGCACAATCTGAATGGAGAAAATTTTAAGTACATAAGTAAATCTTAAGAACTTAAGTACCTGTGTAACCCAGTTTGGAATACGAACAACTGCAAACATAGTGACGTAACTTTTGGAAACATAGGGCTGTTTGGCATTTCTATTAATGACGAGTTGAACACTGTCGTTGTTCGTTGATGTTGTCTACTATCACTCAATTAAATCTCATATTATACAGAATCCTATTTGGAACTGTGTTAAGTTATGGTTGTCCCTGTAGCAGATGCATATGCATACGATGCACTTGTTCTAACCTGCAGAACGCATGGTCCCCGAGTCCCCGTTGCGAGGCGTCGTGTACGGTGTCCAGCGAGAGCTCATTGTACATGAGGTCTGAGCTCCAGGGCAGGCAGGGGGCGCCAGAGAGTGTAACGTTCGCGGTGCCGCGATACTGGACACCTGAATCCTTATAGCATTCTTCCTCTGGCGCTAAACCACAACCATGCACAgatgcacaaacacatatatCTTATGATAACGTGATAAGTgattgtgtatgagtgtgtgtgtgtgtgtgggtggacaGTGTTTGTGTACTTACAGATGCTACAGTATGGTCCTCTGTAGCCTGGTCTGCAGGCACACACCGCCTCTCTTGTTGTTTCAATTATTCTGCAGGTTCCTTCATTCTCACAGGGATTAGTTAGACATACtaaccccccccacacacacacacccacatacacacacagagagagagagtgagagagacagacagagagaaagaaacaatagACTAAGAATGGCAACAGAAATGTGAGctggtgtgtgtatttataacaAAGGTACTACCTCTGTAACGTGTGCGCACACAAGACACTCCATCTCTGCTGCACACGCACTGCTCAACGTTACGGAGGTGGATTCGTCCCCACACCTCCCCGATGTCGTAATGCCTCAGGTGCAGTGGCTCATAGCACTTTTCTATCAATCAGACAAAAGAAGAGAAATTCAGTCCATCAGTCCCTGACCAATATGAAAAACTCACCAATACTGCCACCAAATGTAAGCATGATACTAAAAACGGTACTGAATTAGAATGTGATATGAGTTTATATGGTCGGAGATTGAACGGACACCAAAAGATTTTGCAGGACCTTACTAAAATACCTGTCAATTGATATTAGGAACCTATAggaataatttgaaaaaaaagtttatatcacagcactgttgaatgctccattctgattggccagaaggtgttgatataCTTTCTATAACAACAAGGTtagagctgttatagaaaagttgATATGGTGCaggtttctgtgaggagacgtttatttatttttgaaaggagtctccagtgtcagcgctttgcaacagtcagaagtaagtctgtaactttaagtttttaatatcttcaggacagaggactttgtgctttatggtttcttggtaacatgacataCTGCATTTTTGATCATATTAACTTcagaagagagagacaatagAGGGTGGTGAGGTGTCTTtgaagtggtaacaggaactaatttatttaacataacgatgaactaataaaaaaaagcacgtcatgttctttaattaggaataaattgtaatcattagcaaattgctgtggtataaaatgaattaaacacaCCAGGACGTggagttataggaaaatagtcaacttcaGGACGGTGACTCAAACTGAGCTTTGCATCGGGCCACGTCACACCAttccactgttgattattttcctataaccacaagcctgtagtgttttattctttacttaccaaatggtttaaatatattttccatTCCTTTTTAATTTGTCCTTGTCCTATTGTAGGTCTGTGTCATGTAATTCAACCAGTGAGGCACAGTGAAGCAGTGAACCAGTGTCTATTTCCCTTCAAATGATTCAGCTAaagcattttcatatttttttacatcatactgaacattttctttctttctttctttcccaaaCTGGATTATTCAATTTGTCACACAATGACAAAACAATCTACAGAATGCTTTAGTTCTGACTTTTCTTATGTTTGTTTCATGTCTGAAAAATGAAGCTGAAATGCAGACAAATGGGTACAAAATGTCCATGAATTGCATTTTATAGGATTTAAATATCTATTGTGATCTAATGAGAAGCAGACCCAGGTTCATGAGTGGGTCAGCTGGAGCAGTTGAAATGACTACGCTGGGTTTAGATGCATGTGTATGAGTGCATTCTTAGTATAAGCAAATCTGACTGAAGTCTGAAAACACAAATCACGTGGCACTCATCGTTTGCATTGAGGACACTCTGTGTACGGActggatttgagaattcaatcaGTATGGACAGTCAAATAAAGTGTGTGAGCAAAACACACTCAAACTGGAATGAATCTGGGATTAAAAACACGGCTATTGGCTATTGTTGTAAAAATGCACATATGCAACCATGCAAAATTCCTCGTAACTGAACACAGATGATGAGCTGGACACAATCTGTAATTTAGAACTGACAGTCCTCGTATGTGAACAGACAAATGGCAGAGATAAAAGAGCTGGGAGAATGGGAAAGGGTGTAAAATGTGAAACCTGATCATTAGCCTAATGATAGAGAGGAGTATAGAGGAGTATAACAGGGTGTGAACCAACCCTTTATAACACATGCAcatagccttttttttccccagactaTGACATAAACCTAATCTGGAACTGAAAAGGGATTTAGAAGTATCTACCCCAGGGCTAGTTCCaatctgtgcacacacacaataactgGTATGTGGGCATGTGTCGATCCCTTAAGTTTCACTGGAATGCAAATATTTGATGTGAATGGTGGAGTTttagtgtgttttggtttttaagCGTGATTCACTCACTCAGCTCACACTTGGCTCCTGTGAAAGcatctggacacacacactcaaacgaACGCCGGTAAGGAACCGCAGTACACACCCCGCCGTTCTTACACGGGTTCGGATTGCACAGGCTTTGCTTGCGGAAACTGTGGAAAGCAGCTgaggggagaaagagaaagctgTCAGGATATGACTTCTGTAAATGCGTTTGCATCAAACAGATGGTCTACATGGGGACGTTCCATGagtcactgtttttttaaaccgcAGGCAAATCTAAACGCCGTTTACAAAACTGCCATGTTGCTAACGGATATTGGTCATATAAACACATGATGCAATTCGGGAACAAGATCCTTAGATCAGGGGTGTTATGATTATTTTAGGTAACGGGTCATAGTAAACTGAGTCCAGTGTTTAGTGGGAATGTTCTGCATAAAATCACAGAATACAATTAGTGCGGGAAAATAAgaattcagacacttttgtcttttttatttaaaataatgccagtgcatatatccacttcaaatttacacatataATATCTTTTGACTTATAAATACTAACAAGCAAGCATGTATTCAAAAGCACAAACAaagttatgtttaaaaaacaaatatgatcGAAGAAAAGTGTTCAGACACCATAAATTACCAATAttagtactttactgtaaagcCGTTGTTGGCAGTTACAGCTTTGCGATGTCTACGGTAAGAAGTAATTAGGTTTTTGCAAcattgtggttcaattttggcccattcctcttgACAAATCTTCCTCAATGCCTCAATGTCCTTCTGATGGACATGCAGTTTGAAAATcctctataaataaagtttcttgTTGAAACATCCACTTTCTCTCCAAATTCAGGTACTTGGCCAATGACATTAAATTCTCTTCTAATATATCCCAGCACATCGATCTTTTCATGTTTCCTTCCATGACATGTAATAACCCAGTACCCGTATCATAATGCTCCCACCTCCATACTTTACTGTGGTTATGGTGGTCTTGGGTTCATACACACAacccttttttctccaaacatgatgaGCTGAATTTTTGCCAAGGAGTTCTAGTTTTTGTTCTGAATTGTCTAAATGCTTGTGTgcaaattttagacacacatctctgtcctgcttttttttttgcttggtgTGTGAGAACAGAGATGATtgtggtgcagttcattgcttattgttgtCTGTGtcactgttgttcctgctgctttcaggtcatcctgcaactcttttcaaatGACTGCTGTCTTCTCTTTTATCTTCCTTTCTATTAATCTGAGGCTGCGTTATGAATCGGTGTCTGTCCGGGGACAATAAGTTGTGGctccatgaactttccaccttcATATTATGGAAAAAATTGTTCTAACAAGGATGTCTAAGGTTATGGCTCTGGCTCTGGCTCTGTAGCGTTTTCCATTCAAGTGCTGTTTATTAATGTCGTCTCTGAGaactttatatataatttattagaatTCCACCTGGTGTAATTTGCCCAAGAACGAatatttgcagcatttatacagtatctagaacttgatttattttgatgtaacctttacatatacagtactgtgcaaggatgttaggcaccctatttttttagtacaaattttgt
It encodes the following:
- the LOC113545718 gene encoding hepatocyte growth factor activator isoform X2 — translated: MKWGYCSSRTRLFNTAFHSFRKQSLCNPNPCKNGGVCTAVPYRRSFECVCPDAFTGAKCELKKCYEPLHLRHYDIGEVWGRIHLRNVEQCVCSRDGVSCVRTRYRVCLTNPCENEGTCRIIETTREAVCACRPGYRGPYCSISPEEECYKDSGVQYRGTANVTLSGAPCLPWSSDLMYNELSLDTVHDASQRGLGDHAFCRNPDNDKKPWCYTMNNGVISWEYCDVPSCLRLSSSRKAPTPTSLPAPVPSPKPSCGRRHPKRVPRGRILGGTSAMAGSHPWMAALYISDEFCAGSLVSSCWVVSAAHCFLRNPLLSTVRVVLGQHVFNDSSSNTQTFGIEKYVFYDQYNQFSPTVHDIALVKLKKVNGHCARKTKFIRPICLPDESMTFPDYTCCTITGWGHMQEKGDSYSSLREGIVKLIPYEKCSSPEVYGSEVREGMLCAGSNNCVDACQGDSGGPLSCVRNEASFLYGIISWGDGCGRTGKPGVYTKVTKYVTWINHIIRNKKSSRKKGL
- the LOC113545718 gene encoding hepatocyte growth factor activator isoform X1; the encoded protein is MVVLEWPALARLFVACLTCLTLQPSARGVRMRRQPPGIEIFTSTQSVTAGQKVLTIEGRECKFPFRLGGTLYHECITLSSGNQWCSLTNNFDRDMKWGYCSSRTRLFNTAFHSFRKQSLCNPNPCKNGGVCTAVPYRRSFECVCPDAFTGAKCELKKCYEPLHLRHYDIGEVWGRIHLRNVEQCVCSRDGVSCVRTRYRVCLTNPCENEGTCRIIETTREAVCACRPGYRGPYCSISPEEECYKDSGVQYRGTANVTLSGAPCLPWSSDLMYNELSLDTVHDASQRGLGDHAFCRNPDNDKKPWCYTMNNGVISWEYCDVPSCLRLSSSRKAPTPTSLPAPVPSPKPSCGRRHPKRVPRGRILGGTSAMAGSHPWMAALYISDEFCAGSLVSSCWVVSAAHCFLRNPLLSTVRVVLGQHVFNDSSSNTQTFGIEKYVFYDQYNQFSPTVHDIALVKLKKVNGHCARKTKFIRPICLPDESMTFPDYTCCTITGWGHMQEKGDSYSSLREGIVKLIPYEKCSSPEVYGSEVREGMLCAGSNNCVDACQGDSGGPLSCVRNEASFLYGIISWGDGCGRTGKPGVYTKVTKYVTWINHIIRNKKSSRKKGL